In one window of Helianthus annuus cultivar XRQ/B chromosome 17, HanXRQr2.0-SUNRISE, whole genome shotgun sequence DNA:
- the LOC110915270 gene encoding serine/threonine-protein kinase STY13 gives MGSGNEFFSTGEFCLEAKWLIDPKLLFVGPKIGEGAHAKVYEGKYKNKIVAIKLVNKGDTPEEIAKTEGRFVREVAMLSKVQHKNLVKFIGACKDPVMVIVTELLTGGTLRKYLVNMRPNGLDTHVAIGFALDIARAMECLHSHGIIHRDLKPENLLLTADHKSVKLADFGLAREESLTEMMTAETGTYRWMAPELYSTVTLRQGEKKHYNHKVDAYSFAIVLWELIHNKLPFEGMSNLQAAYAAAFKNVRPSADDLPEDLARIVTSCWQEDPNARPNFTQIIQMLLHYLSTNAPAAPTAIPPRIFTTQNAVFLPPSPGTSTLIEDRNETPKTPMENRPRGLFSCFYQCCG, from the exons ATGGGATCTGGAAATGAGTTTTTTTCAACTGGTGAGTTTTGTTTGGAAGCTAAGTGGTTGATTGATCCTAAGCTTCTGTTTGTTGGTCCAAAGATTGGAGAGGGTGCACATGCTAAAGTATATGAGGGCAA ATATAAAAACAAGATTGTTGCCATTAAACTTGTGAATAAAGGCGACACGCCTGAGGAGATAGCGAAGACAGAAGGGCGTTTCGTGCGAGAAGTAGCAATGTTATCAAAAGTGCAACACAAGAATTTAGTAAAG TTTATCGGAGCCTGCAAGGACCCTGTGATGGTCATAGTAACCGAGCTTCTTACCGGTGGAACTTTAAGAAAATACTTGGTGAATATGAGGCCGAACGGGTTGGATACACATGTTGCTATAGGGTTTGCACTTGATATTGCGCGTGCAATGGAGTGTTTACACTCGCATGGAATAATTCACCGGGACTTAAAACCAG AAAACTTGCTGCTTACAGCCGATCACAAATCAGTTAAACTTGCCGATTTTGGTTTGGCAAGAGAAGAATCGTTAACAGAGATGATGACTGCAGAAACCGGAACCTATCGATGGATGGCTCCAGAG CTTTACAGCACGGTAACACTCAGGCAAGGAGAAAAAAAGCATTATAACCACAAAGTCGATGCGTACAGCTTTGCAATTGTATTGTGGGAGCTCATACACAACAAGTTACCATTCGAAGGCATGTCAAACCTACAGGCTGCCTATGCAGCCGCTTTCAAG AATGTGAGACCGAGTGCTGATGACCTTCCTGAAGATTTGGCTCGAATTGTGACATCCTGTTGGCAAGAGGATCCAAACGCGCGGCCAAATTTTACTCAAATTATACAAATGCTTCTGCATTACCTAtcaactaacgcacccgcggccCCCACAGCTATCCCACCTCGGATTTTCACTACCCAAAATGCTGTTTTTTTACCACCGTCTCCTGGTACAAGCACGTTGATTGAAGACAGAAATGAAACGCCGAAAACACCCATGGAAAATAGGCCCAGAGGTCTGTTCTCTTGCTTTTATCAGTGCTGTGGATGA